Genomic window (Equus przewalskii isolate Varuska chromosome 12, EquPr2, whole genome shotgun sequence):
ACGAGGCTGAAGTTGACCAGCTACAACAGGGAGAGAGTCTGTTAGGGATTGCGTAACCCAAAGCCGTGAGCTAGCATCTGAGTAGTCTGGAACTCACCTGTACAAAGGGCCAGTACATCAGTCCagtctggaagaaagaaaaactttattaGGACGCCTTTTAATCACACATAACAATCCCACTGTTCATTCTATAAAAGAGTAAGAAATACCAGGCAGAGAAAGTGTGGAGGTGGTATTACGTTTCAGACTAAGCCGATTAAATTAAACTACTTAAGGTCTCTCGAATAGAAGAGGGTGAGGAGTTGTGGGAAAAGCTGTTAGGtacaagatttcttcttcttctttttttttggtgaggaagatttcccctgagctaacatttgtgccaatcttcctctttttatgtgggacgctcccacagcatggcttgatgagcagtgctaggtccatgcctgggatccgaacctgcgaaccctgggctgccaaagtggagcacacaaactcgaCCACAACGCCACTACACCATTCCTTAGGGAATGATTTCctaataaaaattcaaactattTCATGCTATAGAATAAGTTTAGCTGACATTTTTGtgtattacaaaatatttcaagatagATTTATTTTAACAGGATTTAACCTGTACATTCTGACAAAAGGGTCATCATTAtggaagttttttaaaagataaaggtcttggtatgtaaattatatctaaaaaaaaaaaaagccaagttaCTGGTTGAAAACTTCAGCCTTTTACGTCCATAATAAGAACTGGTTACAAAATGTATACAGCATAGACTTTTCCCCATGTGTTTACTATTAAATCCTTAAGTCCAAGATTTTTAAGAATTCATTCATAGGCAGCGATCCTAAGAAAATAAGTGGGCAAGTAGCCAAATATAAATATGCAGAGTTATTTAGAATAATGACAATTTTGAAATAAGCATGTGTCCTATAAGCAGAAAAAGTTGTCAAAATTTAGgacatccattcaatggaatactatgcagctgttaaaaatagTAATATCCCTTTCTATGTACTGATGTAGAAAATTCATGCTATTTCATAAGTGAGAAAAGCAGCATACagaatattataatataatatgactatattttacaaatatttatatttgtacacACACATCTATGCATATACTTTCTGAAGtgataaaacaagcaaaaaaaaagctaGAAGTTTTCAAAACAGTCCTTAAAAATGGGATTACACTGGTAATATAAAAGTggtactattttcctttttttactaatttttattttctgaagttttgACAATATTTGCAATAAAAGCTATTTGAAGTCTATAGCCATGTAAGAATTTACTGCTTTAGCAAAAACAATGAGAAGACTGAACCCACGGCTCTACTTCATACAgcaattttttcttctagaatgtaGCACCAGCTCTTGCACAGATCTTGGTTTCCCATACCATCCCccactaaaaggaaaaaggactcctcagagaaatggctgattccaggggccggggcagggcagggacaaGGGACAAGGTGAGTCTGGAACATCTTGTTAtgacagaaagtaaggaagtggtttaaaaaaaaaaaaaaaagatggaggatGTCACAAGGACACAGGAACCAGCTTGAAGGGGCTgtcactggccaaatctgggacgcCTGAGcaccaaaaataatgaaacacaGTCACGAattaaaaaccattgaaaaaACGGGACTCTCTAAGTCTATACTGATAATAAGCAGAAAAATTAGTAAATCAATAACTGAGAGGGAAGAGCGGGCTCTGGCTTCCAGGAGAATGTGGGTGGGTCATCCCAGATTGTCCTTGCCCATGACCCCTACTTCCAATCAATCATCAAGCTCTACCAACACTTTCTCCGAAATATTTCTCCAGTCATTCCTATTCCCACTGCTTCATTATTCCTCATGTGAACTTGGGTACCATAACCCGCTAACTGCTTTCCCTTGCCCCTATTACTGAACTTCAAGATCCTTGACACGGCGTTCCACACCCTCTGAGATCCAAACTCATTTCCAGTTGCTCCTCAATTCATACTTCATCGTTTATGAATAGCAAACCGCTGTGGTTTCTCCCCTACAGTCATACCACAGTGTTGCATGCTTTCCTGACTCTGCTCATGCTCCCTCTGCCCGGGAACGCCCTACCCCCAAGCATCTACCTAACTCCTCTGAGTTCTTTAAGACTCTGCTCAGGCATCATCACCCCAGGAAACCCTCCTTCACACCCACTCATTTGCTGTAGGACCAGCACATACTCAGAGCATTGCTTATAGCATTAAGGTTAATGCCTGTCTATTTACTTATCTATTACCCCACTATACTGTAAGTCCCTTAAGGACAGTatctgtgttttatatatatatatatatatatatatatatatatatatatttttttttttttttttgcatcttccactaacacctagcacagtgcttagcaGATAGTTTATTATGGGAGATCTTCAGGAAAATTCCCTGATGGCTCTGGGCTTCAGACTGCTGGTACCCTCTTTCTTCTCATGGGCGTAGATGAGACCAACTCATTTGTAagcactgttttttaaaaaggtgtgcAAAGGTCCCCATGTTTCTACCCAAAAAAGGTAGCCTGTGCGTATTTATTAAGGGAGGAAAATCTCAAACATCCGCACGTCTCTGCTTAAAGCCCCTTTTTCTCACAATCCTGCTTGCTCTTTTCATAACTGTTAGACGTACATATGTCCATAAGATCTATGACATAATGGGAAAACTTGTTCCTTTTTCcaaaatgaagcagaagaaaatcacATTCGGATGTCACCATGGGCCCACAATTTCTCCCCCAAGAGAAGTACCAAGCGTTCTGAATACTCTTCCCCCttgaaggaagaaggaactgtCCCCAAGGATACCAGCTCAGGAGAAGTGTGTGGCTTCAACTCTCCCTATCATCTGCCTCCAACCATCAAGTGGGTGATGCCAGTTCTGGAGCTTGGTATCTTTCAATAGAAGATGCTAGAAGCATTGTGGGCCTGTGTATATTCTGGAATCCTGAAAATTCACCTCCGTGTGATTTAATAGAATCAAACATGCTCTAGGTCAGAGATGGAAAACATTCTGATTTTGCCAGGCCTTAAAGACACTGCTCAATAATCtacattgaataaatgaatgaatgtttgttgggctgaattgtatatatttgtacTGAGCAAAAAGTACAACAGGTTACTTGTTTCAGGCCTGGGAATAACCCTGAGAAACATGATCCTTTGTGAtgttaagatggttctttcacaGGGGCTCAGCAGAATGCACACCTGGAAACACTGGCTCGGAATGCGGGAATGGTTCCCAAGCCACTCACATTctactattcccattttgcaaTAACCTCTTTGGCCCCAAAATTCACTCAATAAATTGTGATCACTAATAAGAGCAAATATAAGATCAGAAATTATTGTGAACATTGACTAAAATTCAGAAACACTTACGTATAGACACTCTTAAAGCTTCTTCTCATTCATTAATCAAATTGAAGATCTCTCTGTCAAAATATTATATCCTTGTGCCAACCAAGTGGAGCCTTCATTAAgaatacttttattaaaatgtatttaatgttaaaaatatacaaaagagctTGGTTGCATTTTCAAAAGTCTGTCTTACCTTATATGtattccagaatttctgtttcagGTCCAAAAATATGTCATCCTCTCCTTGGAGAATACTCATACCTATTTGCAAAAACACACACCCAAAGAATTTTAGAAGATTGAGTAGGTCTAACAGTTCATGTTCAAGTTTCTGTTCCAATATGCAAAGCACCACTATCACTCACTCAATATGTCCCCTCCCAGCCAACAGCGAAAACAGAACACAATCTCCATTCTAAAACCAAATCAATTttgaatatacaactacgtactggggggctttggggagaagaagaagaaaaataaataaatacataaaactagataaattttaaaggaatgatAAATATGAAGTGAGACCAGCAGGGTATAAAAACTATAgcaaaatgattgaaaaaagaaaaaaacctgtaagAGAATTTACAAAAACAGTAGTGTCCGAATAGTAGTCCTATTGGtaacttttcttctctcccttctaaactttttgtgaaatgtttaaaattttaagaatttaatttccttcttttacaaaAAGGCTGATGGACCCTGGGTATTCTGACAACTATGTATTTCCCATCAGACAAAGAGGTTTTCTCATCAGAATTTGAAAGCAGAATACCAACTCAGCCTtcctaaaaacattttgaaaacttttgaTGCTCAACGACACTGAAAAGAAATTGAGGGAGCAAGGACAAACAGGAGAACGAAACCCTTCTAGCTTAGGAAGGCTGTAAAAATGAGGgtgctttaaaaattctcctcccactcccattaggaagaaggggaaataagATCTTTTTAGTCAGTTGAAGGGGATTCTCAGAATTCATAAGAAAACCCTGTTGAATATGGGCAATACCGCATTCCACTTACGCAATATTAATTGTTAAGCTTTCATTCGACCTCCCGTAACCATGGGCTGAGGACGGTAgagttacagaggaggaaaaacagcTCAGGGAGGTTAACAGCGGTCCAGATCCAACCCAGGTGTGGAGCCAGACCCTAGCTCCCCAAGGGGGCCCAGCACAAGGAACCATCTGATACAGGCAATTTCCAAGTCGGAAGTGCCTTGAACACACATCCAATCCAACCCTCCCAACTTCCCCCCTTCATTTTAacgtgaagaaaaggaaactgggccggaaatctaaaaagcaaaacagagaagcAAGCAGGGCAGGAatctgcttcaggggcccggggctCGAACCATAGGCCTTCCTGTGACTGTGGCATCTTTCTGGTTTCTGGCATCCCGACAACACTCCAGATGAAGAACATGGCATGGATCGTACTgtctttggacaagtcacttcactcctttgagccccagtttcctcatctgtaacatgggcaTCATAAGAGGACCTGTCTCGCTGGGCTGTTTGAAGATTAAGTGGGAATCTGGTTCCCAAacgcccagcccccagctcccaaCCCCTTCACCAGGGGACAAGGCCACTGTAGGCACAGGCAGGAGGAAGCTGTTTGCAAATCTGGCCTGGAAGTCACACCCTGGGACCAGGCACACATCTGATAAAGCAGACAGCTCCTCCTCTCAGGTCCTCTATTCCCCTGACCTCACTGACCCCGTCTGCCATGTGGTTGACCTTTAATGCAACAGACAACCAGGTCCTTGACACTCCCTGTGGGGTTTGTGAAGAAAGGAACCGAATCTGGCTCCCCAAAATAAGAGCCATGGGGCCCTGCAGGTTTCTTCAAGGCGGTGACTTGACCACTTCAACCTGGTTTAGAAGCACCAAGGGCTACTGACAAGAAGACCttcttggtggggggggggggggggaatctgTGACCCCCAATGCCAAGGCCAGACCCAGAACCCTTGGATTTTCTTAGACAGtctgtgcccctccccagcccactcccTTCCAGACTACAGAAAGTGGCATGTCAGGGAGACCACAGAGCGCCTTCCATTATTTTTGGAATTAAGGCCCTAAGGAAGGTTCCTGAAGTCAGGCCCTCAGGCCCCAGGGCGATTTTCTGAGGCAGGGGCTCCCTGAACCCTCTACGACAAGGGTCAAAGTTCTCATATTTTCTGTGGATTTTGACATAGGAATGGGGCTCCTGCAGGAAAATTTTCTTACCAAAGCAGGACTAGGACCCTGAACGTGAATTTCCTGGGGGAACCTGGCCCAACTTCAGGTTCCACCGGGCTGCCCCCACGGTCCCGAGTCCCCACATTTTGTTGGTGTGTTGGAAAGGAGTATCTGCCAGCAGAAGCGAGTCCCGGAGCTCCAGGTGTGGATTTTCCCAGGAGCAGGGCAGCCCCGCCCTACAACTAGGTCACAGGGGTTGCTCTGCTATGGCAGGAACTGGGGTCTCCTCCACATTCCCGTGACCCTTTTTCAGGGGGCGTTGGCCCGCCAGACCCGCCTCCCCTAAATTCCAGCCTACGCCCCAGGCCCCCTGAAATCTCCAGCCACAGACTACGCGCAACTCCAGCCTCCCACCTCCCATCCTGACCCCTTGAATCCCTGGCCCCCTAATCCCCGGCCTCTCCAGCCCCTCAATCTCTCCCCTTTAATCCCCGGTCCTCAGATTTCTCGGCCCTTGCACCTcgtcctccagccccctccccagcaacTCTCAGCCCCACGGAACTCTttggccacccccaccccatggctTCCAGCCCAGGCCCCCAGCGCCCCCGGCCCCTGCCTCCAGTCCCCCAATCCTGGATCCccgcccaccccaccctcccagaTCCGGCCCCTGGACCCCTCCGGGGCCCCTCACCTGCGTAGAAGGCAGAGATGGCCACGGGCCCGCCGAGCGCCTGGTCGCACAGCACCTTGGCCAGGACGGTGCGCGGCGCGCGCCCAGGCAGCGCGCGCTCCAGCAGGCGCAGCCACACGTAGTTGAAGTTGCCGTGGAAGGCCACGGCCACCGTGGCCACGCGCCGCGTCTGCCGCCAGTCGGCCGGGCCGCCCCGCAGCCGCTGCTGCACCGCGTCGCCGGCCGAGAAGAGCGCGGAGTAGAGCAGCACGTTCGTGGGCCACGGGTAGCGCGAGGCCGCGCGCGGCAGCGCCCGCCACCAGCCCGCCATCCCCCGCCGCCCCGGCCGGGTCGCCCGGGCCAGCAGCGCGCCTCCTCCCGCCCCCTGCACCTGCCCCCTCCTGATGCTGGAGAGCGATTGGACGCCCCGCGCACCCCCCTGCCCTCGCCGGCCAATCCCGTGGCCTCTAGCCGTTGTGCGGGCTGCGCACTTAAATGTGGCTGGTCCACCTCATGCATGATGATATTTACAggaaaagtccagaataggcaaatccacagagacagaatgtagactaggggttgccaggggctgagcgATGGAGGGGTGCGAAGTAGCTGCTAACTGGGTATGGGGTTctttcggggggggggggtgatgaaaatgttctgtaattaGTGGTGATGATGGCACGGAAAACCATTGAGTAcgctttaaaatggtgaattttatggcatgtgagtTATACTTCAAAGAAAGGTTAAAAAGtaggggaaaatagaaaaaaaaaactcagttaCCAAGATGGTggtgtattttaaatgtttacatgcAAGGAAGTCACATTTTCAACACACACAATACACTGGCGATTGTGTAACTTTGCTTGGAGACAAATTCGAGAGTTAAAATttgaggccggccctgtggcccagtggttaagttcacgcactctgctttggcggctcagggtttcgctggctcggatcctgaCCTAGGAGGGCTCATCAAGttatgctgaggcggcgtcccacacggcagaaccagaaggacctacaactagaatatacgaccaggtactggggggctttggggagaagaattttttaaaaagattggcaacagatgttagctcagggccaatctgtaaaaaaaaaaaaaaaacgaagttAAAATTTGAGGCCTTTCATGAATGTGGGGAGGAATCAGTGGGCttattgccttctcctcttcagAGTTTGTGACTCATTGAATATTGCCTGCCCAATCATACGCTGAGCTCCCAGGTATGTCCCGGAAGTGGAAGGGTGGGGGGTGGTCGGGTGTCATTGGTAACCCAAACAGCAGATATAATCCCTGACCTCAgttcttccttgcttcttttcctccctttttttccttccttcactgtCACATATACAAccccattctcattctctctctcacttctatttctttcttttttttttttgttttgaggaagattagccctgagctaactgctgccaatcctcctctttttgctgaggaagactggccctgagctaacatccatgcccatcttcctctactttacatgtggggcgcctaccacagcatggcttttgccaaggggtgccgtgtcccacccgggatcccaaccggcaaaccccaggccacggagaagtggaacgtgcgaacttaaccgctttgccaccaggccggcccctcacttctatttctttatcctactttatttcatttttaaattttaaatttttaacttttcatttataaataattccaGACttagaaaaaagttggaaaagtagtacagagttcccatctACCCTTCACCCGAACTTCCGCAAATATTGACCTCTTACGTAATCATAGTACAATCACCAGAACAAGGAAATCATCGCTGGTGTAATACTATTACCTAATCTACAAACCTTATTCAAATTACTGCCAATTGTCCCACTAAAGTCGCCTTTCCGGTCTGACATCCAATCCTGGATCATGTTGCGTGGCATCGAATTGGCATATGTCACTTTAGTCTCCAGTCTGAGGCACTAACTGGTTATTTTACATTGTCTCAATTTGTCAACCTCGTTgtgatgggctgaattgtgtcccctcaataTTAATGtcttgaagccctaacccccagcacttcagaatgtgactgtatttggagatagggccttaaAAGAGGTGAAAATGAGGCCCGTTAGGGTGGCTGCTACTCCAATcggactggtgtccttgtaagaagaagaAATCTGGACACACAAAATGACAGCAGGCAGTGCATGCAGAGAGGAGAGACCATGcgaggacacaacaagaagatggccatctgcaggCTGAGAGGAGAAGCCTCCGAAGAAATCaacccagctgacaccttgaccttggacttctagcctccagaactgtgagaaaataaatttgttttttaacctccctggtctgtggtattttgttcccACAACGCTGGTAGACCAATACACCGTTCTCTTCAATTCTGGGGAATCTGCCAATTTCCGTGTTCTCTGACCCTTTCTATCTGCTCATATGCTGATTTCTATCCCGCCCCTCCCCTTGTTCTTGTTACTGGTCCCAGGCAGATCTTTCTGTCAGGTTTCTCCCAGCTAGGCAGTCTCCTAGCTCACCGAAACATCTTTCTTGATTTATTACTTATATCCcccttgtattatttttctactgCTGCTGTCACAAGTTAccgcaaatttagtggcttaaaacaacacagatttgttGTCCTTGAGTTTGGGAGGTCAGAAATCTACAATGGATCTGCAAGACTGCATTCCCTCTGGAGGCCGTGGAGGGagatccatttccttgccttttctggcttctaaGTCCCCTTGCATTCCTTGATGGCCCCACAGTCAGCAGTGTAGCATTttgcaatctctctctctgtcattccATTGTCACATCATCTTTTCTGACTCTGACCTGCCCGCCTCCCTCTTagaaggacccttgtgattatatccaggccacctggataatccagaatcgtcttcccatctcaagatccttaacttggGGGtcatctacaaagtcccttttgccgtgtAAAATAACATATCCACAGGTTCTGGGCATTAAGACGTGGACATCTTCGGAgcgccattattcagcctacgaTACCCCTCTTTAtcccatcttccttctctgtaGTCCTTTTGGTCTGGTCCAAGAGCAATGGATCATGTTAACTGAAATCTAAATATCTGTTTCTCAACACCTGCAGATCAGGACTCTGTTTGCCCGGgcactcatgcattcattcattcattcaattgaTCAATATTCAGTGAGCACTATTACGTGCCAGGCACTAAACCGCTGTGGAAAGGATTTGCGTTtgcaatgctttaaaaaaaaaaaaaaaagtgatttccaCCTAAATTAGAAAAACTCGTGGTCTTTattacacaaaaaaagaaagtttcccTAATGATTCCTACCCAATTCCCTTAAGCAAATTTTTTCGAGAGAAATGTAGAGCAAAACTGGAGAGTTGGGGCGAGAGGGTGGGGTAGGGGAGGGATCAGGGTTGCCAGGTCCAGTACAGGTCGCCCAGGTAACTGGGAATTTCAGATGGACAATGAATGATGTCCCAAATATAGCATGGGGATACTTACACCAAAATGATGAGTTCTCCACTAGGTGCCTAATCTGTTGACTCGTTTACTCCTGTCAATGCAAAATGACCAGTgaccattctacagatgagagaaataaggTAAGTTtgacttgagccagagtgaggattgtaacccaggaaggccttttccagaaaggaagaaagtattgttctggagaagcatggttttcagtacagtcataTCTTTTTAGAACGAGGAACATTCATTAAACACACCAGGgtgctggcctcatggccgagtggttgggttcgcatgctccacttcagcggcccagggttcaccagtttggatctcggacacggacctagcaccgctcatcaggccgtgctgaggcggcgtcccacatagcacaacaagaaggacctacagctagactatacaactatgtactggggggcttttgggagaaaaagcaaaaagaggaagattggcaatgaatgttagctcagggacaatgttcaaAAAAAACgaaagatgaggggctggcccggtggccgagtggttaagttcgcgtgttctgctgcaggcggcccagtgtttcgttggttcaaatcctgggcacggacacggcactgctcatcaaaccacgctgaggcagcgtcccacatgccacaactagaaggacccacaactaagaatgtacaactatgtaccgggggctttggggagaaaaaggaaaaaataaaatcttaaaaaaaaaaaagaaaagaaagatgcttagaaaaataaataaaatgacaaaaaaattaaaataataaaaacatttaaaaagtaaataaacacacCTAGGATACagtttcaaagtttcaaagaggtatttggTTGCAAATTAAcgggtcaacatgaccctgatgtcaggaaagagaCTAACACCAATagggtgttaccaatagggtgGAGGAGGGGTCGTATGCGTTATcctaagagagtgcattctttaatggttaaagtggatgtacaatgcatgtttgataggccatagtCAGGATTTTTTAGTTCAAGATGAATCAGTTTTGGGTTTTTattgttgggttttttcttgttttttttgctgaggaagattcaccctgagctaatatctgttgccaatcttcctctttttgcttgaggaagattcaccctgagccaacatcagtgccagtcttcctcttttttgtatgtgggtcactgccacagcacggccactgatgagtggtgcacatttgcacccgggaaccaaacccaggccactgaagtggagggtgccAAAGTTAACAACTAGGCCATGGAGCAGCCTccctgaatcagttttgaactcaaataATTACCTCATCGACcttaatatgtgaaaatctcttgagACTCCTCACAGAACCCCAATGAGGCGAGGGGTTGGTAACCATCCATAGGGGCATATATCCCCCGAAATCTATGGTGATCTTTATCAAGCAGCTCAACGTATAGACTTCACAGGAGTTGCAAGAGAAATGAATACTTGGAAGGCTTAGATGGTTTCACGTGTATTGCTGGATACTTGTCTCTTCTTGAGAGcaataaaaaattcagtgaagACAATCCATTACTCAAGCAAACGCTAAAGAATCCGCTTGGTCTTCAAACGAGAGATGCTCTGAGAGAAATTAATGCCTTACATTGACGCTTCATCAGCCACGCAAGCGGTGATTCGGGGGCCCTCCAGTAACAACGAGGCAACGCATTCATGCGACATTCGCATCCCTGAACAGCGGGAGACAACtggagggcctggggctgccttCAAATGCGTCAGAGAAGCTCTGTTAGGAACTCTTTCAGCAGGGAATAAAGTACCGATGTGGGAACAGAGCTTCGATTTACAACTAAGGATCACGTTAAAACCCCATTAAGATGATTCCACTGAAGCCTCTTCTAactgttcttatttcattttgtttaaaggAATCGGGGCTTAATGAGAACCACCAAGTGGGCCTCAGTgtctaaaatattctaatttctcTTGCAAATCCTGAAATGTTCCATTGACAAAACGAAAGCCTACTCGGCTTAAAAGGCTCTGAGACCCACAGGTCTGTTTTCCAACGAGCAGAGGAAGCAATCCTCAGAAAAGATTATTCAAGTTCCTCAAACCCCTTCGATG
Coding sequences:
- the MPV17L gene encoding mpv17-like protein isoform X2, with amino-acid sequence MAGWWRALPRAASRYPWPTNVLLYSALFSAGDAVQQRLRGGPADWRQTRRVATVAVAFHGNFNYVWLRLLERALPGRAPRTVLAKVLCDQALGGPVAISAFYADWTDVLALCTAGQLQPRSRALENSVHRTLWFPLGHLPLLFTTEWGRHIEVRLRLPSCKGGQLSGKAP
- the MPV17L gene encoding mpv17-like protein isoform X1; protein product: MAGWWRALPRAASRYPWPTNVLLYSALFSAGDAVQQRLRGGPADWRQTRRVATVAVAFHGNFNYVWLRLLERALPGRAPRTVLAKVLCDQALGGPVAISAFYAGMSILQGEDDIFLDLKQKFWNTYKTGLMYWPFVQLVNFSLVPVHWRTAYTGLCGFLWATFLCFSQQSGDGTLKSAFAFLHVKEANSAERPPEK